A section of the Deinococcus taeanensis genome encodes:
- a CDS encoding ABC transporter permease subunit yields MTTLTPSRARPSAPPQGTRGILTALLILAALLGASVLIGWLLSTLTAQVLPGAPAFTILIWTLLALLLLAPVTLRAFPWLTNWFYLLPALVFILAFTVLPVVLTINYAFTNYSGQNSGNPDSATRQAAALGAGRRTVTLPELGEPVAEFLRCRTAACADATVVLYDEEASQPYRARVAGAQGRTLTLAAPVPDALTVTQATRINSISYVGLANFQQIFGKASRALWPVFLWTVVFAFSTIFLNAVAGLILGILLFNKRLKGRNIYRTLLFLPWAIPTVISVQMWVALFNQQFGIVNKTLGLLGVVAIPWLNDPLWAKVSILLVNLWLGFPYMMTATISALSTINEDLYEAAEIDGASRWQQITSITLPLLRNSFTPILLSGFAFNFNNFGIIYLLTAGGPAQEGRESTAQSTDILLSWGYNTAFVSSGGQNFALASAIALIIFFLTLAISLVNFKAAGVFEEARK; encoded by the coding sequence ATGACCACCCTGACCCCCTCCCGAGCCCGGCCCAGCGCGCCCCCCCAGGGCACGCGCGGCATTCTGACGGCCCTGCTGATCCTGGCGGCTCTGCTGGGCGCGTCCGTCCTGATCGGCTGGCTGCTGTCTACCCTGACCGCTCAGGTTCTGCCAGGCGCGCCGGCCTTCACGATCCTGATCTGGACGCTGCTGGCCCTGCTGCTCTTGGCGCCCGTGACCCTGCGCGCCTTTCCGTGGCTGACCAACTGGTTTTACCTGCTGCCTGCCCTGGTGTTCATCCTGGCGTTTACGGTGCTGCCGGTCGTGCTCACGATCAACTACGCCTTCACGAACTACAGCGGGCAGAACAGCGGCAATCCCGACAGTGCCACACGTCAGGCCGCGGCGCTGGGGGCCGGCCGGCGCACCGTGACGCTGCCGGAACTGGGAGAACCGGTCGCGGAGTTCCTGCGCTGCCGGACGGCGGCCTGCGCCGACGCCACGGTGGTGCTGTACGACGAGGAGGCGTCGCAGCCGTACCGCGCGCGCGTGGCCGGCGCTCAGGGCCGGACCCTCACGCTGGCCGCTCCGGTGCCTGACGCCCTGACGGTCACCCAGGCCACCCGCATCAACAGCATCAGCTATGTGGGGCTCGCCAACTTCCAGCAGATCTTCGGGAAGGCCAGCCGCGCCCTGTGGCCCGTGTTCCTGTGGACGGTCGTGTTTGCCTTCAGCACCATCTTCCTGAATGCCGTGGCCGGGCTGATCCTGGGCATCCTGCTGTTCAACAAACGCCTCAAGGGACGCAACATCTACCGCACCCTGCTGTTTCTCCCCTGGGCCATTCCCACCGTCATCAGCGTGCAGATGTGGGTGGCCCTGTTCAACCAGCAGTTCGGGATTGTGAACAAGACGCTGGGGTTGCTGGGCGTGGTGGCCATTCCGTGGCTGAACGATCCGCTGTGGGCGAAGGTGAGCATTCTGCTGGTGAACCTGTGGCTGGGCTTTCCGTACATGATGACCGCCACCATCAGCGCCCTGAGCACCATCAATGAGGATCTGTACGAAGCGGCCGAGATTGACGGCGCCAGCCGCTGGCAGCAGATCACCAGCATCACGCTGCCGCTGCTGCGTAACTCGTTCACGCCGATCCTGCTGTCCGGTTTCGCGTTCAACTTCAACAACTTCGGCATCATCTACCTGCTCACCGCCGGCGGGCCCGCGCAGGAAGGGCGGGAAAGCACCGCGCAGAGCACCGACATTCTCCTCTCGTGGGGATACAACACG
- a CDS encoding sugar ABC transporter substrate-binding protein, with translation MKKALTVLSLALLGQASAATITVWTHFGDAELAWLRTQATQFKAKTGNTVNIVSVPFGEMTDKFIQSAPKGQGPDLMTTQPHDRLGQLAAAGVIEPMDKFVTSRTDLDKTALSAMTYQGKLFGIPMFAEAVAVVYNKALVPTAPTSWNAFLAAAQKNTGSGKFGYLAELSNAYMQYGIISAYGGYVFKNTGGTLNVKDVGLSNAGADKASAFLNDLRYKYNLVPEGVDGNAAKSAFVQGRLAMYLTGPWDMGDIKKAGINYGIIPFPTPPGASGKWSPFVGVQGTMLNAYSKNKAVAAQFAKQITSSEAQVAFNQAGGRIPVSLSARTKLKNDPVVQGFGKTISMGTPMPNVPQMGAVWGPWTSAITQSVQKPDQNYGQILDKAVQEINSNIK, from the coding sequence ATGAAAAAAGCTCTGACTGTCCTCTCCCTTGCACTGCTCGGCCAGGCCAGTGCCGCCACCATCACCGTGTGGACGCACTTCGGTGACGCCGAACTGGCGTGGCTGCGCACCCAGGCCACCCAGTTCAAGGCCAAGACCGGCAACACGGTGAACATCGTCAGCGTCCCCTTCGGTGAAATGACCGACAAGTTCATCCAGAGCGCTCCCAAAGGCCAGGGCCCGGACCTGATGACCACCCAGCCGCACGACCGCCTCGGGCAGCTCGCCGCAGCGGGCGTAATCGAACCGATGGACAAGTTCGTCACCAGCCGCACCGACCTCGACAAGACCGCCCTGAGTGCCATGACCTACCAGGGCAAGCTGTTCGGTATTCCCATGTTCGCTGAAGCTGTCGCCGTGGTGTACAACAAGGCCCTGGTCCCCACCGCGCCGACCAGCTGGAACGCCTTCCTGGCCGCCGCACAGAAAAACACGGGGTCCGGCAAGTTCGGCTACCTCGCTGAACTGAGCAACGCCTATATGCAGTACGGCATCATCAGCGCCTACGGCGGGTACGTGTTCAAGAACACCGGCGGCACCCTGAACGTCAAGGACGTGGGCCTCTCCAACGCCGGCGCTGACAAAGCCAGCGCGTTCCTGAACGACCTGCGCTACAAGTACAACCTCGTGCCCGAAGGTGTGGACGGCAACGCCGCCAAGAGTGCATTCGTGCAGGGCCGCCTGGCGATGTACCTCACCGGGCCCTGGGACATGGGAGACATCAAGAAAGCCGGCATCAACTACGGCATCATTCCCTTCCCGACCCCTCCCGGTGCCAGCGGCAAGTGGAGCCCCTTCGTCGGCGTGCAGGGCACCATGCTCAACGCCTACAGCAAGAACAAGGCGGTGGCTGCGCAGTTCGCCAAGCAGATCACCAGCTCTGAAGCGCAGGTCGCGTTCAACCAGGCCGGCGGGCGCATTCCCGTCAGCCTGAGCGCCCGCACCAAGCTGAAGAACGACCCCGTCGTGCAGGGCTTCGGCAAGACCATCAGCATGGGCACCCCCATGCCCAACGTCCCCCAGATGGGCGCCGTGTGGGGCCCCTGGACCAGCGCGATCACCCAGAGCGTCCAGAAGCCCGACCAGAACTACGGCCAGATTCTCGACAAGGCCGTGCAGGAAATCAACAGCAACATCAAGTAA
- a CDS encoding MFS transporter yields the protein MSPADPPSPAAPGRTKLTLFLTIFIAMLGLSVLFPIIAPLGRALGLTETQTGWFSTAYSLMQFLFSPIWGHRSERTGRKPVLLLGLVGFSISFGLFGLLAHLGVQGTLDGAALFGLLVAARLVGGMLSSATLPTAQAMMADLSSTQDRAASLGLIGAAFGLGVVFGPAIGAALSTVSLTAPIFFSTALGLVTALIAWRTLPETRRTDAPPTPQGSRRALLRQPGIPLLLIISALSTLASVGMEQTIGFYVQDTLNLTPEGAARTVGIMLTVFGLVAALVQGGAIRPLAKKLPTAPLVAAGLLIMGAGMLLVPAAQTFWPITVALAVIGIGSAILSPSLSAGLSLSVSEDLQGTVAGLNSSALALGRMTGPLLGTGLYQTVSHAAPYLLSGGVLLTLLLVVVVLRPQVKPAPT from the coding sequence ATGTCGCCCGCCGACCCTCCCTCGCCGGCCGCGCCCGGCCGAACAAAACTCACGCTGTTCCTGACCATCTTCATCGCCATGCTCGGCCTCAGCGTTCTGTTTCCCATCATTGCACCTCTCGGCCGCGCCCTGGGCCTCACCGAAACACAGACCGGCTGGTTCTCCACGGCGTACTCACTGATGCAGTTCCTCTTCTCCCCCATCTGGGGCCACCGCAGCGAACGCACGGGGCGCAAACCGGTGCTGCTGCTGGGGCTCGTCGGATTCTCCATCAGCTTCGGACTGTTCGGCCTCCTCGCGCACCTCGGCGTGCAGGGCACACTGGACGGCGCCGCCCTGTTCGGCCTGCTGGTCGCCGCGCGCCTGGTGGGCGGCATGCTGTCCAGCGCCACCCTCCCCACCGCGCAGGCCATGATGGCCGACCTGAGCAGCACCCAGGACCGCGCCGCCAGCCTCGGGCTGATCGGCGCCGCCTTCGGGCTGGGCGTCGTGTTCGGCCCCGCCATCGGCGCCGCCCTCAGCACCGTGAGCCTCACCGCGCCCATCTTCTTCAGCACCGCACTCGGCCTCGTCACCGCGCTCATCGCGTGGCGCACCCTGCCCGAAACGCGCCGCACAGACGCCCCACCCACCCCACAGGGCAGCCGCCGCGCCCTGCTGCGCCAGCCCGGCATTCCCCTGCTGCTGATCATCAGTGCGCTGTCCACACTTGCCAGCGTGGGCATGGAACAGACCATCGGCTTCTACGTGCAGGACACCCTGAATCTCACCCCGGAAGGCGCGGCGCGCACCGTGGGCATCATGCTGACCGTGTTCGGCCTGGTGGCCGCGCTCGTCCAGGGGGGCGCCATCCGTCCCCTGGCGAAAAAACTGCCCACGGCCCCCCTCGTGGCCGCCGGCCTGCTGATCATGGGCGCCGGCATGCTGCTCGTGCCCGCCGCACAGACCTTCTGGCCCATCACGGTGGCCCTGGCGGTCATCGGTATCGGCAGCGCCATCCTGAGCCCCAGCCTCAGCGCAGGGCTGAGCCTGAGTGTCAGTGAGGACCTGCAGGGCACCGTGGCGGGACTGAACTCCAGCGCTCTGGCCCTGGGCCGCATGACCGGCCCCCTCCTGGGCACCGGCCTGTACCAGACGGTCAGTCACGCCGCGCCGTACCTGCTGAGCGGCGGCGTGCTGCTGACCCTGCTGCTGGTGGTCGTGGTCCTTCGCCCGCAGGTGAAACCCGCCCCCACCTGA
- a CDS encoding transcription antitermination factor NusB, which translates to MTDAPRRPQRPRPSGDRPGPFNPARELAVRVLLRVLDADAFAAPTLDAALQQAHLPTRDAGLATHIVYGTLRHAPSLTRSLNALLTGDTHPKTRTLLMAGAFEKLFLGTPPHAVASEYVNLARGARLAPRAS; encoded by the coding sequence GTGACCGACGCCCCGCGCCGCCCCCAACGCCCCCGCCCCAGCGGGGACCGCCCCGGCCCCTTCAACCCCGCGCGCGAACTGGCCGTGCGCGTGCTGCTCCGCGTGCTCGACGCCGACGCCTTCGCTGCTCCCACCCTGGACGCCGCGCTGCAGCAGGCCCACCTGCCCACCCGGGACGCCGGGCTCGCCACGCACATTGTGTACGGCACGCTCCGGCATGCTCCCAGCCTGACCCGCAGCCTGAACGCCCTGCTCACCGGAGACACGCACCCCAAAACCCGCACGCTCCTGATGGCCGGCGCGTTCGAGAAACTGTTCCTGGGCACCCCACCCCACGCGGTGGCAAGTGAATACGTGAACCTCGCCCGGGGCGCCCGCCTGGCCCCCCGGGCCTCGTGA
- a CDS encoding RsmB/NOP family class I SAM-dependent RNA methyltransferase, whose product MNAVLRRVERSPDPTELPGWLADVYHGAYGDRAPTVIADLLNAQPLWLSLSDDGVRALEAEGSLVLPGVQGVDRVELERPLRQTTAFQRGQAQPINPASLACVDALGDVQGARVLDLAGGAGVKAAMLATRGAQVTSVDVVARKHDAARANLNRLGLKAEFVTHDLTRPLDLTPAPFVLLDAPCTGSGTLRSHPEIKLRLTPHAVQEMSRLQASMLPNAAALVEPGGTLVYSVCSVTPEEGPQLVQVFLAEHPAFQAEDVPNVEVPSVPAGPGVLTIPEGGIDGFFIARLRRHD is encoded by the coding sequence GTGAACGCCGTGCTGCGCCGCGTGGAGCGCAGCCCCGACCCAACCGAACTTCCCGGCTGGCTCGCGGACGTGTACCACGGCGCGTACGGGGACCGCGCGCCCACGGTCATCGCGGACCTGCTGAACGCTCAGCCGCTGTGGCTGAGTCTCTCCGACGACGGCGTGCGCGCCCTGGAAGCGGAGGGCAGTCTGGTGCTGCCGGGCGTGCAGGGCGTGGACCGCGTGGAACTTGAGCGGCCACTGCGGCAGACCACGGCGTTCCAGCGGGGCCAGGCGCAGCCGATCAATCCGGCCAGCCTCGCCTGCGTGGACGCCCTCGGGGACGTTCAGGGCGCGCGGGTGCTGGACCTCGCGGGCGGCGCGGGCGTGAAGGCAGCCATGCTCGCCACGCGCGGCGCGCAGGTGACGAGCGTGGACGTCGTGGCCCGCAAACACGACGCGGCCCGCGCGAACCTCAACCGCCTGGGGCTGAAGGCCGAGTTCGTGACGCACGACCTGACCCGTCCCCTGGACCTGACGCCCGCGCCGTTTGTGCTTCTCGACGCGCCCTGTACGGGGAGCGGCACCCTGCGCAGTCACCCCGAGATCAAGTTGCGGCTCACGCCCCACGCCGTGCAGGAAATGTCCCGCCTGCAGGCGAGCATGCTGCCAAACGCCGCGGCGCTGGTCGAGCCCGGCGGCACGCTGGTGTACTCGGTGTGCTCCGTCACTCCCGAGGAAGGGCCGCAGCTGGTGCAGGTGTTCCTGGCGGAGCACCCGGCCTTCCAGGCTGAGGACGTTCCGAACGTGGAGGTGCCCAGCGTGCCGGCCGGTCCGGGGGTGCTGACCATCCCCGAAGGCGGGATCGACGGTTTCTTCATCGCCCGGCTGCGCCGGCACGACTGA